The following are encoded together in the Mammaliicoccus vitulinus genome:
- a CDS encoding threonine/serine exporter family protein, whose product MLDYIYQILLSFTATLFFSVIFNAPKRLLVACGIVGAMGWMIYSISLDFGIDKVQASFYGSFALALMSHIMSRYYKRPMIIFIVAGIIPLVPGGLAYDATKNLVINNYDVAINTTLQATLISGAIAFGILCSEIIFQIYIRSKRSFASRKQKSV is encoded by the coding sequence ATGTTAGATTATATATATCAAATTTTATTAAGTTTTACAGCAACGTTATTTTTCTCTGTCATTTTCAACGCACCTAAAAGACTTTTAGTAGCTTGCGGTATCGTTGGTGCAATGGGCTGGATGATTTACTCAATTTCATTAGACTTCGGTATAGATAAAGTTCAAGCTTCATTCTATGGTAGTTTCGCATTAGCTTTAATGAGCCATATTATGAGCCGTTATTATAAACGACCTATGATTATATTTATAGTTGCGGGCATCATTCCCCTAGTACCTGGTGGATTAGCTTATGACGCTACTAAAAATTTAGTCATAAACAATTATGATGTCGCAATCAATACTACATTACAAGCTACATTGATATCAGGTGCAATCGCATTTGGAATATTATGTTCAGAAATTATCTTCCAAATCTACATTCGTTCAAAGCGTTCTTTTGCTTCTCGTAAACAAAAGAGCGTATAA
- the pepT gene encoding peptidase T, whose amino-acid sequence MKQRLIERLERYVKIDTQADPHSQTTPSTKKQWDLINLLQDEIKDLNLEVEVDDKGYLMATLPSNTDKKVPTIGLLAHIDTSPDYNASNVKPLIVEKYDGEEIRLGDSEKVLSPKTFPQLKKVIGHTLMTTDGTSLLGADDKAGVTEIMEAIIYLMEHPEIKHGDIRFSFTPDEEIGRGPHHFDVERFNADFAYTLDGSLEGELQYESFNAASAVVEVNGVNVHPGSAKDVMVNANTLAMAFNDQLPSDEAPEHTEGYEGFYHLSDMSGTVEKATLQYIIRDHDKAQFERRKNHLLDIAKNLNHKYNNELISVTINDQYYNMGEKIKPLPELINIPEKVIQSLGMSPIIEPIRGGTDGSQLSYMGLPTPNLFTGGANFHGPFEYASIDVMEKAVHTIVGIVSEFEKQS is encoded by the coding sequence TTGAAACAACGTCTAATTGAGCGATTAGAAAGATATGTAAAAATAGATACACAAGCTGATCCACATAGTCAAACTACACCATCTACAAAGAAACAGTGGGACTTAATCAACTTACTTCAAGACGAAATCAAAGATTTAAACCTTGAAGTAGAAGTAGATGACAAAGGCTATTTAATGGCAACTTTGCCGTCAAATACAGATAAAAAAGTACCTACTATAGGCTTATTAGCACATATCGATACATCTCCAGACTATAATGCATCAAACGTCAAACCTTTAATAGTCGAAAAATATGACGGTGAGGAAATTCGTTTAGGTGATTCAGAAAAAGTACTGAGTCCAAAAACATTTCCACAATTAAAAAAAGTAATCGGACATACTTTGATGACAACAGATGGCACTTCACTGCTCGGTGCAGATGATAAAGCTGGGGTTACCGAAATTATGGAAGCTATTATTTATTTAATGGAACATCCAGAAATTAAACACGGTGATATTAGATTTAGTTTTACACCAGATGAAGAAATTGGTAGAGGGCCACATCACTTTGATGTAGAACGTTTTAATGCAGATTTTGCTTACACATTAGATGGTAGCCTTGAAGGCGAATTACAATACGAAAGCTTTAATGCTGCATCTGCAGTAGTAGAAGTAAATGGCGTCAATGTACATCCTGGTTCTGCAAAAGACGTAATGGTAAACGCCAATACATTAGCAATGGCATTCAATGACCAATTACCTAGTGATGAAGCACCAGAACACACTGAAGGCTATGAAGGTTTTTACCATTTGTCAGATATGTCAGGCACAGTTGAAAAAGCAACACTTCAATATATAATACGAGATCATGATAAAGCTCAATTTGAGCGTAGAAAAAATCATTTACTAGATATAGCTAAGAATTTAAACCATAAATATAATAATGAACTCATTTCCGTTACAATCAATGATCAGTATTATAATATGGGTGAAAAAATCAAGCCGCTTCCTGAGCTTATTAACATACCAGAGAAAGTTATCCAATCATTAGGCATGTCCCCTATCATAGAACCAATACGAGGCGGGACAGACGGTTCACAACTTTCATATATGGGATTGCCAACACCAAACTTATTTACAGGTGGCGCAAACTTCCACGGACCATTTGAATATGCATCAATAGATGTCATGGAAAAAGCAGTCCACACGATTGTTGGTATAGTATCCGAATTTGAAAAACAATCATAA
- a CDS encoding glycerate kinase, whose protein sequence is MRVLVAMDEFDSILSSYHANRFVEEAIKSQFNEADIVQVPLFNGQREVIDSVLLWQSGTKYSVNHHDADMRPKSSVYVVTEKNITVVEAGNILTSSEEVKNPLNTSSYGLGEVILEALNEDSEEMLISVGNVASYDGGLGMLQALGAKFYDAEGSLVDISKGAKWIKYIRTIDLYDLDKRLNNKNIKVITDFESKYYGKNSRVMKELELNQITSEDATSIDNALWYISELFKSQHKILLGKEERGGSGSGLAALFNSLWNAQLVTGGDVVNELTYLDQLIEQADLVVFGEGLKPNQQLLETTSVRIAEICKKYNKINIAICATDEKFNQYIEQDVTAMFKVFNKDQYTMSDLEMGIALRHLTTQSLRLVKTSL, encoded by the coding sequence ATGAGAGTATTAGTTGCGATGGATGAGTTTGATAGTATTTTATCTAGTTACCATGCAAATCGATTTGTCGAAGAAGCAATAAAGTCTCAATTTAATGAAGCGGATATTGTCCAAGTTCCATTATTTAATGGACAAAGAGAAGTTATAGATTCAGTATTATTATGGCAATCTGGCACGAAATATTCAGTGAATCATCATGATGCGGATATGAGACCAAAATCATCTGTTTACGTCGTGACAGAGAAAAATATAACGGTAGTAGAGGCAGGGAATATCCTAACTTCGAGTGAAGAAGTCAAGAACCCGCTTAATACATCTTCATATGGATTAGGGGAAGTCATCTTAGAAGCACTAAATGAAGATAGTGAAGAAATGTTGATATCTGTAGGTAATGTGGCGAGTTACGATGGCGGACTTGGTATGTTACAAGCATTAGGTGCTAAATTCTACGATGCTGAAGGAAGCTTAGTAGATATTAGTAAAGGTGCTAAATGGATTAAATATATTAGAACAATTGATTTATATGATTTAGATAAAAGATTAAATAATAAAAACATTAAAGTGATTACAGACTTTGAGTCTAAATACTACGGTAAAAATAGCCGTGTTATGAAAGAACTAGAATTGAATCAAATCACTTCAGAAGATGCGACTTCAATCGATAATGCTTTATGGTATATAAGTGAATTATTTAAAAGTCAGCATAAAATATTACTAGGTAAAGAAGAACGTGGCGGATCAGGAAGTGGTTTAGCAGCTTTATTTAATAGTTTATGGAACGCTCAACTTGTAACAGGTGGGGATGTTGTAAATGAACTGACATATTTAGATCAATTAATAGAGCAAGCAGATTTAGTTGTATTTGGTGAAGGCTTGAAACCGAATCAACAACTGTTGGAAACAACGTCAGTGAGAATAGCTGAAATCTGTAAAAAATACAACAAAATAAATATTGCGATATGTGCCACAGATGAAAAGTTCAATCAATATATAGAGCAAGATGTGACAGCAATGTTTAAAGTATTTAACAAAGACCAATATACAATGAGTGATTTAGAAATGGGTATCGCGTTAAGACACTTAACAACACAATCACTTAGACTAGTAAAGACTTCATTATAA
- the ytxJ gene encoding bacillithiol system redox-active protein YtxJ, with amino-acid sequence MVVKLTSIDQFEKVLNDNPNVFVMKHSSTCPISASAYDQFNKFLYERDMDGYYVIVQEERELSDYIADKTGVKHESPQAFYFVNGNAEWDASHENITVASLSKAEE; translated from the coding sequence ATGGTCGTGAAATTAACTTCCATCGATCAATTTGAAAAAGTACTCAATGATAATCCAAACGTATTTGTTATGAAACACAGCAGTACTTGTCCTATTTCAGCAAGTGCATATGATCAATTTAACAAATTCTTATATGAAAGAGACATGGACGGTTATTACGTAATTGTTCAAGAAGAAAGAGAATTGTCTGATTATATAGCTGACAAAACTGGAGTCAAACATGAATCGCCGCAAGCATTTTATTTTGTAAACGGGAATGCTGAATGGGATGCGAGTCATGAAAATATCACAGTAGCAAGTTTATCGAAAGCAGAAGAGTAA
- a CDS encoding EMYY motif lipoprotein, which produces MMKIKLLYLMMFVLVLIIAACSNELHSDLQKYKRDMKPIYKKENSILKDIDELRLNQLDQLIGTEVTVEKRKELNELQDKLEKRIIPEVKDLRKQAENINVSTNEVKDAHNIYMSNMKKKEETITELNEYISLFKQSIKSNEKILEYTNIFEQNKSDAEKNAKLAKNNPEDKEDYEALVSVIDKNSEELSTKAKYLNETQNVQDRADYIEKEIIPLFSKNVKSLNQTNISSKRVNQMRQAQIEVYYTLINYYKERKKGIIIEEKLQKVQVANGVSSQFSYLGKDEKYDKAIERLNK; this is translated from the coding sequence ATGATGAAAATTAAATTACTTTATTTAATGATGTTTGTTCTTGTCTTAATTATTGCAGCTTGTAGTAATGAATTACATTCAGATCTTCAAAAGTATAAAAGGGATATGAAACCTATTTATAAAAAAGAAAATTCAATTCTTAAAGATATAGATGAATTAAGATTAAACCAGTTAGATCAACTTATAGGTACAGAAGTAACAGTTGAGAAACGTAAAGAGTTGAATGAACTTCAAGATAAGCTTGAAAAGCGGATTATACCTGAAGTTAAAGATCTTAGAAAACAAGCTGAAAATATAAATGTAAGCACAAATGAAGTTAAAGATGCTCATAATATTTACATGAGTAACATGAAAAAGAAAGAAGAAACAATAACAGAGTTAAATGAATACATTTCATTATTTAAGCAATCTATTAAATCTAATGAAAAAATATTAGAATATACAAATATTTTTGAGCAAAATAAATCTGACGCTGAAAAAAATGCGAAGCTAGCTAAAAATAATCCTGAAGACAAAGAAGATTATGAAGCGCTCGTATCAGTAATTGATAAAAATAGTGAAGAGTTAAGTACCAAAGCTAAATATTTAAACGAAACTCAAAATGTTCAAGATAGAGCAGATTATATTGAAAAAGAGATTATTCCACTATTTTCAAAAAATGTGAAATCATTGAATCAAACGAATATATCATCTAAAAGAGTTAACCAAATGAGACAAGCTCAAATAGAAGTGTATTATACGCTTATTAATTACTATAAAGAACGCAAAAAAGGTATTATAATTGAAGAAAAACTTCAAAAAGTACAAGTAGCAAATGGTGTAAGTTCTCAGTTTAGTTATCTAGGCAAAGATGAAAAATACGACAAAGCGATTGAAAGATTAAACAAATAA
- a CDS encoding GrpB family protein → MLKLPQPFIQLQSSDDFKPKFKMIQQLLLELLDSPVIAVYHIGGTKQTHYSTEPIIDVLVTVKSLHDITSLDEKRLNYHQIYRLHNGYHKKIIMAQFQDMVALNQIARLHIVEQNNQMLYDYLTVEALLTNDTNIIKTFESFKIEALHNSRSIKDYENQKQKWFQQLINKHKK, encoded by the coding sequence ATGTTAAAACTTCCACAGCCCTTTATTCAATTACAATCATCAGATGATTTTAAACCAAAATTTAAAATGATTCAACAATTATTATTGGAACTGTTAGATTCGCCAGTGATAGCAGTCTATCACATAGGTGGCACTAAGCAAACACATTATTCTACTGAGCCAATTATTGATGTTCTTGTAACAGTAAAGTCGTTACATGACATTACGAGCTTAGACGAAAAAAGACTAAACTATCATCAAATATATCGATTGCATAATGGCTATCACAAAAAAATTATAATGGCTCAATTTCAAGACATGGTTGCGTTAAATCAAATTGCACGTTTACATATTGTTGAACAAAACAACCAAATGTTATATGATTATTTAACTGTAGAGGCACTTTTAACAAATGATACAAATATTATAAAGACTTTCGAATCATTTAAGATAGAGGCTTTACATAATTCTAGAAGTATTAAAGACTACGAAAACCAAAAACAAAAATGGTTTCAACAACTCATAAATAAACATAAAAAATAA
- the murB gene encoding UDP-N-acetylmuramate dehydrogenase, whose amino-acid sequence MDNHTILEALTTFLPKSLIKVDEPLKRYTFTKTGGKADFYLSPTSHIEVQKIIEFAYNNQIPLTFLGNGSNIIIRDGGIRGIVISLLQFNQITVNNQSITCGSGAAIIDVSRRARNHHLTGLEFACGIPGSVGGAVYMNAGAYGGEVKDCIDYIKAVDDTGQLHVIKGEDLELDYRTSIVQRKHLVVLEATFKLKDGDINSIQATMDDLTQRREDKQPLEYPSCGSVFQRPPNHFAGKLIQDAGLQGHRIGGVEVSTKHAGFIVNVDNGTATDYENIIKHVQSVVKEKFDVELKREVRIIGERLKD is encoded by the coding sequence TTGGATAATCATACTATTTTGGAGGCGTTAACTACTTTCCTCCCTAAATCACTTATAAAGGTAGACGAGCCACTAAAAAGATATACATTCACTAAAACTGGTGGCAAAGCGGACTTTTATTTATCACCCACTTCACATATAGAAGTACAAAAGATTATAGAATTTGCATATAATAATCAAATTCCATTAACATTTTTAGGAAATGGTTCAAATATCATCATTCGAGATGGTGGTATAAGAGGCATTGTTATAAGCTTATTACAATTCAATCAAATAACCGTTAATAATCAATCCATTACTTGCGGAAGCGGCGCAGCTATTATTGATGTATCTAGACGTGCTAGAAATCATCATTTAACAGGTTTAGAATTTGCCTGTGGGATACCAGGTTCTGTTGGTGGAGCAGTATACATGAATGCTGGTGCATATGGCGGCGAAGTGAAAGATTGTATAGATTACATTAAGGCGGTAGATGATACAGGTCAATTACACGTCATTAAAGGTGAAGATTTAGAATTAGACTATCGTACAAGCATTGTTCAACGAAAACATTTAGTCGTATTAGAAGCAACATTCAAATTAAAAGACGGTGACATTAATTCAATTCAAGCAACTATGGATGACTTAACACAACGTCGTGAAGATAAACAACCATTAGAATATCCTTCATGTGGAAGTGTCTTCCAAAGACCACCTAATCATTTTGCTGGTAAACTTATTCAAGATGCAGGACTACAAGGTCATAGAATTGGTGGCGTAGAAGTATCTACTAAGCATGCCGGATTTATCGTGAATGTAGATAATGGTACAGCCACAGACTATGAAAACATCATTAAACATGTCCAAAGCGTAGTTAAAGAAAAATTTGACGTAGAATTAAAAAGAGAAGTAAGAATCATCGGAGAAAGATTAAAAGATTAA
- a CDS encoding ferrated catecholamine ABC transporter substrate-binding lipoprotein SstD yields the protein MKKVFSFILIAVLSVVLVACGSNSSSKEEKSSKDDTKSESKTIEIQSKYQVRGEKKDGSDSKNIEEKVKVPVNPKKVVVLDYGALDTVEALGAKDTVKGAPKGEGGASLPDFLNTFKGDDVVNTGSVKEVNYDKIAEIQPDLILFSGRTAGTEVQDELKKAAPDAARLYVGADDKDLLNSVEENTTNLGKIFDKEDKAKELNADLDKKVKTAKAKAKKVDDKAMFLLVNEGELSTYGPGARFGSLIYDVLDIKPVDKNIKASGHGQPISYEYVTEKNPGIIYAMDRGKAIGGKESSNKALSNDVIKDVDAIKNDKVINVDPELWYLASGGVRTTEKQVDEVIKGLE from the coding sequence ATGAAAAAAGTATTCAGTTTTATATTAATTGCAGTATTATCAGTAGTACTTGTGGCATGTGGAAGTAACTCAAGCAGCAAAGAGGAAAAATCATCAAAAGATGATACTAAAAGTGAGTCAAAAACAATAGAAATTCAATCGAAATATCAAGTTCGCGGTGAGAAGAAAGATGGCAGTGATTCTAAAAATATCGAAGAAAAAGTTAAAGTACCAGTTAATCCTAAAAAAGTAGTTGTATTAGATTATGGTGCTTTAGATACAGTTGAAGCTTTAGGTGCAAAAGATACAGTTAAAGGTGCTCCCAAAGGGGAAGGTGGCGCATCATTACCTGACTTCTTAAATACATTTAAAGGTGACGACGTTGTTAACACTGGTTCAGTAAAAGAAGTAAACTATGATAAAATAGCTGAAATCCAACCAGACTTAATCTTGTTCTCTGGCCGTACAGCTGGTACAGAAGTACAAGATGAATTGAAAAAAGCAGCTCCAGATGCAGCGAGATTATATGTTGGTGCAGATGATAAAGATTTATTAAATTCAGTTGAAGAAAATACGACGAATTTAGGTAAAATCTTTGATAAAGAAGATAAAGCAAAAGAATTAAATGCAGATTTAGATAAAAAAGTGAAAACAGCTAAAGCAAAAGCTAAAAAAGTAGACGACAAAGCAATGTTCTTATTAGTTAACGAAGGTGAATTATCTACATATGGTCCAGGTGCTCGATTTGGTAGCTTAATTTATGACGTATTAGATATTAAACCTGTCGATAAAAATATTAAAGCAAGCGGCCACGGACAACCAATCAGTTATGAATATGTTACTGAGAAAAATCCAGGTATCATTTATGCAATGGATAGAGGTAAAGCTATTGGTGGTAAAGAAAGTTCAAACAAAGCATTATCAAATGATGTCATTAAAGATGTAGATGCTATTAAAAATGATAAAGTCATTAATGTTGATCCAGAATTATGGTACTTAGCTTCAGGTGGCGTAAGAACAACTGAAAAACAAGTAGACGAAGTCATTAAAGGTTTAGAATAA
- a CDS encoding ABC transporter ATP-binding protein, protein MIKVQGLTKAYHQSKVVDDVDIEIEKGKITSFIGPNGAGKSTVLAMVSRLIETDEGNIKIDNQDISSMKSNELAKKLSILKQTNHTELKISVRQLVSFGRFPYSKGKLKKEDHIMIDKALEYLGLTNIQNKYLGELSGGQKQRAYIAMTIAQDTDYILLDEPLNNLDMKHSVQIMKILRRLVKEMNKTIVIVIHDINFASCYSDKIIAIKEGKVEIAGLKNEVINEPVLSDIYDLDIKIEEINGQRICVYFDNEYIEADEIKTLAM, encoded by the coding sequence ATGATTAAAGTTCAAGGTTTAACAAAAGCTTATCATCAGAGCAAAGTCGTTGATGACGTTGATATAGAAATTGAAAAAGGTAAAATCACTTCTTTTATTGGACCGAATGGTGCTGGGAAAAGTACGGTTTTAGCTATGGTTAGCCGATTGATTGAAACAGATGAAGGTAATATTAAAATAGATAACCAAGATATCTCTTCAATGAAAAGTAATGAACTTGCTAAAAAGCTCTCTATTTTAAAACAAACGAACCATACAGAACTTAAGATTTCTGTAAGACAACTCGTGAGTTTTGGTAGATTTCCTTATTCAAAAGGTAAATTAAAAAAAGAAGACCATATCATGATTGATAAAGCATTAGAATATTTAGGATTAACGAACATTCAAAATAAATATTTAGGTGAGTTATCTGGTGGGCAAAAACAAAGAGCATATATTGCGATGACAATCGCTCAAGATACAGATTATATATTATTAGACGAACCATTAAATAATTTAGACATGAAACATTCTGTACAAATTATGAAAATTTTAAGAAGACTTGTTAAAGAAATGAACAAAACGATTGTGATTGTGATACACGATATTAATTTTGCATCTTGTTACTCGGATAAAATTATTGCGATTAAAGAAGGTAAAGTAGAAATAGCAGGCCTTAAAAATGAGGTTATCAATGAACCAGTATTGAGTGATATTTATGATTTAGATATTAAAATAGAAGAAATTAATGGTCAACGTATATGCGTTTATTTTGATAATGAATACATTGAAGCAGATGAAATAAAAACGTTAGCGATGTAA
- a CDS encoding iron chelate uptake ABC transporter family permease subunit has product MLNRLSPVHKLILLSVLTLLIAALYLFYNINPNILEYQLTGRVRKVIAMLLVGGSIAVSTVVFQTITNNRILTPSIIGLDAVYMFIKTSLIFVFGSTSTIVLNYQLNFIITLVGMILFSLFLFQILFRSKDQNVFFILLLGIVFGTFFSSLSSFIEMMIDPEEFLSIQSAMFASFSAINEKLLVISGTALLIMIVIAFKIKPYLDVLSLGRDHAINLGVNYMNVTRWLMVMVALLVTISTALVGPITFLGLLVVNLAHEFMKEFEHKYILPASILISWISLFLGQWVVEHIFEGNTEISIMINFIGGIYFIFLILKERNVA; this is encoded by the coding sequence ATGCTCAATAGATTATCACCTGTACATAAATTAATCCTTTTATCTGTTTTAACACTACTGATTGCAGCATTGTATTTGTTTTATAATATTAATCCAAATATTCTAGAGTATCAATTAACGGGGCGTGTAAGAAAAGTAATTGCTATGTTATTAGTAGGTGGAAGTATTGCGGTGTCTACAGTAGTTTTCCAAACGATTACGAATAACAGGATTTTAACACCATCTATTATAGGTTTAGATGCTGTATATATGTTTATTAAGACTTCTTTAATATTTGTATTTGGTTCAACTTCGACAATTGTATTAAACTATCAATTGAATTTTATAATTACGCTTGTCGGAATGATTTTATTTAGTTTGTTTTTATTCCAAATATTATTTAGATCTAAAGATCAGAATGTATTCTTCATATTATTATTAGGTATTGTGTTTGGTACATTCTTCTCTAGTTTATCTAGCTTTATTGAAATGATGATTGATCCTGAAGAATTTTTATCTATACAAAGTGCAATGTTTGCAAGTTTTAGTGCTATTAATGAAAAGTTGCTCGTAATATCAGGTACAGCACTTTTAATCATGATTGTAATAGCATTTAAGATTAAGCCATATTTAGATGTATTGTCATTAGGAAGAGATCATGCCATCAATCTTGGCGTTAATTATATGAATGTGACAAGATGGCTCATGGTTATGGTTGCATTGCTTGTTACAATTTCAACTGCGCTTGTAGGTCCTATTACATTTTTAGGTCTACTCGTCGTTAATTTAGCACATGAATTTATGAAAGAATTTGAACACAAATATATACTGCCAGCTTCTATACTCATAAGTTGGATCAGTTTGTTTTTAGGTCAATGGGTAGTCGAACACATATTTGAAGGAAACACAGAAATTAGTATCATGATTAACTTTATAGGCGGTATTTACTTTATATTCTTAATTTTAAAGGAGCGTAATGTAGCATGA
- a CDS encoding ABC transporter permease, translating to MGKFLMRLDVLAILLVIATFFSIFIGVSEVKPLHIFNLSDEQKNILVSSRIPRTVSIIISGSSLAICGLIMQQLTRNKFVSPTTAGTMDWARLGILISLIAFPEANILVKLLFATLLSLLGTMLFMQILQRIQFKDVIFIPLVGIMLGNIVSSFSSFVALRTNAVQSIGNFMQGNFSIITSGRYEILYISIPLLILAFIFANQFTIAGMGKDFSVNLGLNYQKVVNIGLIIASIITALVVVTVGMMPFLGLIIPNLISMFRGDHLKNALPHTAIFGALFVMICDVLGRLIIFPYEITIGLTIGVIGSFIFIVMLMKGRSRNAQ from the coding sequence ATGGGAAAGTTTTTAATGCGTTTAGATGTTTTAGCTATATTATTAGTAATCGCAACATTCTTCTCGATTTTTATAGGTGTCTCTGAGGTAAAACCTTTACATATATTTAATCTATCTGATGAACAAAAAAATATATTAGTATCGAGTAGGATTCCAAGAACAGTAAGTATTATTATTTCGGGTAGCTCTTTAGCAATTTGTGGGCTTATTATGCAACAGCTCACGCGTAATAAATTTGTTTCGCCAACAACGGCTGGAACAATGGACTGGGCTAGATTAGGTATTTTAATTTCTTTAATTGCTTTTCCAGAGGCAAATATATTAGTTAAATTACTATTTGCTACATTGTTGAGTTTGTTAGGAACAATGTTATTCATGCAAATTCTACAAAGAATTCAATTCAAAGATGTCATATTCATTCCACTAGTTGGTATTATGCTCGGAAATATCGTTTCTAGTTTTTCATCTTTTGTTGCTTTAAGAACGAATGCTGTGCAAAGTATAGGGAATTTCATGCAAGGTAATTTTTCGATTATTACAAGCGGTAGATATGAAATTTTATATATAAGTATTCCGTTATTGATTCTTGCATTTATATTTGCAAATCAATTTACGATTGCTGGAATGGGTAAAGATTTTAGTGTGAACTTAGGACTTAATTATCAAAAAGTCGTCAATATCGGGCTGATTATCGCATCAATTATTACCGCGCTCGTTGTTGTAACAGTTGGGATGATGCCTTTCTTAGGATTGATTATTCCAAACTTAATATCAATGTTTAGAGGTGATCATTTAAAAAATGCACTTCCACATACAGCTATTTTCGGCGCATTGTTTGTTATGATTTGTGATGTATTAGGTAGACTCATCATTTTCCCTTATGAAATTACAATTGGATTAACGATTGGTGTAATTGGTAGTTTTATTTTTATAGTAATGCTGATGAAAGGACGATCAAGAAATGCTCAATAG
- a CDS encoding FixH family protein, with translation MKRIVISILTVLMISMLAACGNDKKEDEHNHSEHKSSDKPQALEVALNVPKEAKSGEEVELSAEVKLGDEKVKDADEVMFEIVKDGDKASSEMKKVKENKDGVYTLKYKFKEAGKYNVTSHVTARDQHTMPNQNINIK, from the coding sequence ATGAAAAGAATTGTGATAAGTATTTTAACGGTATTAATGATTTCTATGCTTGCAGCATGTGGAAATGATAAGAAGGAAGATGAGCATAATCATTCAGAACATAAGTCTTCTGATAAACCTCAAGCTTTAGAAGTAGCTTTAAATGTACCTAAAGAAGCTAAGAGTGGGGAAGAAGTTGAATTATCAGCGGAAGTTAAACTTGGGGATGAAAAGGTTAAAGATGCAGATGAAGTAATGTTTGAAATTGTTAAAGATGGGGACAAGGCTTCTTCTGAAATGAAGAAAGTTAAAGAAAATAAAGATGGCGTATATACTTTGAAATATAAGTTTAAAGAAGCTGGTAAATACAATGTAACGAGCCATGTTACAGCTAGGGATCAACATACAATGCCTAATCAAAATATTAATATTAAATAA